A portion of the Salvelinus fontinalis isolate EN_2023a chromosome 32, ASM2944872v1, whole genome shotgun sequence genome contains these proteins:
- the LOC129830666 gene encoding stromal membrane-associated protein 2-like isoform X2: MLTGKSVKDIDRYQAVLTSLLSLEENKFCADCESKGPRWASWNLGIFICIRCAGIHRNLGVHISRVKSVNLDQWTQEQIQCVQEMGNAKARRLYEAFLPECFIRPETDQSAEMFIRDKYDKKKYMDKVLDVNRLRKEKSCENIPMEPVVFEKMKLKRENSPKTQTQSPSISDLLGLDAPAPHAVVSNGRSSPGERGSPAAANPATMHSDLNLFSSLPASSTTSTKTAPVGSSMPRGGVATSEPENLSLFLDSAPRQEGSRTKMSKDSILSLYATTPTWHQNLAARAGLYMNPAQLGYYGSYHSLATQGGAMGGGMITSHSMMALSGQQQNGMMGEQQNGMVLGQQNGFMAQQGVTGQAVNTSPFLAGVPHNMMAQQQSIMGAQQNDMMGAQQQSIMGAQQNDMMGAQQQSIMGAQQNGMMGVQQQSIMGAQQNDMMGAQQQSIMGAQQNGMMGAQQQSIMGAQQNGMMGVQQQSIMGAQQNDMMGAQQNGMMGAQQNGMMGAPQNGMMGAQQNGMMGAPQNCMMGVPQNGMMGVPQNGMMGVPQNGMMGVPQNGMMGVPQNGMMGVPQNGMMGVPQNGMMGVPQNGMMGVQQNCMMGVPQNGMMGVQQNGMMGAQQNGMMGAQQNGIKGGVAAMPQQAYGVQQGQQQQWNITQMTQHMAGLNLYGANGMMGYDGQHMEGPTTQSSTHVMTSHIWK; the protein is encoded by the exons atgCTGACCGGTAAATCGGTGAAAGACATTGACAGATATCAAGCTGTCCTTACATCGCTACTATCACTCGAGGAGAACAAATTCTGCGCGGATTGTGAATCCAAAG gtCCCAGATGGGCGTCGTGGAACCTGGGTATATTCATCTGTATCCGCTGTGCTGGGATCCACAGGAACCTGGGCGTCCACATCTCCAGGGTCAAGTCTGTCAACCTGGACCAATGGACACAGGAACagatacag tgtgTCCAGGAGATGGGGAATGCCAAGGCCAGACGACTTTATGAAGCTTTCCTACCAGAGTGCTTCATACGACCAGAGACTGACCA GTCAGCAGAGATGTTCATCAGGGACAAATATGACAAGAAGAAGTACATGGACAAGGTTCTAGACGTCAACAGACTTAGA AAAGAGAAGAGCTGTGAAAACATCCCCATGGAGCCAGTAGTGTTTGAGAAGATGAAGTTG aagagagagaacagcccAAAGACACAGACCCAGtctccatctatctctgaccTCCTAGGACTTG aCGCTCCTGCTCCTCATGCTGTTGTATCTAATGGTAGATCCAGccctggagagagggggagtcctGCGGCGGCTAACCCAGCTACGATGCACTCTGACCTGAATCTATTcagctctctgcctgcctcttccaccacctccaccaagaCAGCG ccgGTGGGTAGCTCCATGCCCAGGGGTGGTGTGGCCACGTCGGAACCCGAGAACCTCAGCCTGTTCCTGGACTCAGCACCCAGACAGGAGGGCTCTAGGACGAAGATGTCCAAGGACTCTATCCTCTCGCTCTACGCAACCACACCCACATGGCACCAGAACCTGGCTGCACGAG CTGGCCTGTATATGAACCCAGCCCAGCTGGGCTACTACGGATCATACCATTCCCTGGCCACGCAGGGGGGAGCGATGGGAGGAGGCATGATCACATcacactccatgatggccctgAGTGGTCAGCAGCAGAACGGCATGATGGGAGAACAGCAGAACGGAATGGTACTAGGACAGCAGAATGGCTTTATGGCTCAACAGGGTGTCACGGGGCAAGCGGTCAACACCTCCCCGTTCCTGGCAGGAGTGCCCCACAACATGATGGCTCAGCAGCAAAGCATCATGGGAGCTCAGCAGAACGACATGATGGGAGCTCAGCAGCAAAGCATCATGGGAGCTCAGCAGAACGACATGATGGGAGCTCAGCAGCAAAGCATCATGGGAGCTCAGCAGAACGGCATGATGGGAGTTCAGCAGCAAAGCATCATGGGAGCTCAGCAAAACGACATGATGGGAGCTCAGCAGCAAAGCATCATGGGAGCTCAGCAGAACGGCATGATGGGAGCTCAGCAGCAAAGCATCATGGGAGCTCAGCAGAACGGCATGATGGGAGTTCAGCAGCAAAGCATCATGGGAGCTCAGCAAAACGACATGATGGGAGCTCAGCAGAACGGCATGATGGGAGCTCAGCAGAACGGCATGATGGGAGCTCCGCAGAACGGCATGATGGGAGCTCAGCAGAACGGCATGATGGGAGCTCCGCAGAACTGCATGATGGGAGTTCCGCAGAACGGCATGATGGGAGTTCCGCAGAACGGCATGATGGGAGTTCCGCAGAACGGCATGATGGGAGTTCCGCAGAACGGCATGATGGGAGTTCCGCAGAACGGCATGATGGGAGTTCCGCAGAACGGCATGATGGGAGTTCCGCAGAACGGCATGATGGGAGTTCCGCAGAACGGCATGATGGGAGTTCAGCAGAACTGCATGATGGGAGTTCCGCAGAACGGCATGATGGGAGTTCAGCAGAACGGCATGATGGGAGCTCAGCAGAACGGCATGATGGGAGCTCAGCAGAACGGCATAAAGGGGGGAGTGGCGGCCATGCCTCAGCAGGCGTACGGAGTACAGCAGGGTCAGCAGCAACAGTGGAACATCActcag ATGACCCAGCACATGGCGGGACTGAACCTCTACGGAGCCAACGGCATGATGGGATACGACGGTCAGCACATGGAAGGACCAACGACTCAAAGCTCCACCCACGTGATGACATCACACATCTGGAAGTGA
- the LOC129830666 gene encoding stromal membrane-associated protein 2-like isoform X1: MLTGKSVKDIDRYQAVLTSLLSLEENKFCADCESKGPRWASWNLGIFICIRCAGIHRNLGVHISRVKSVNLDQWTQEQIQCVQEMGNAKARRLYEAFLPECFIRPETDQSAEMFIRDKYDKKKYMDKVLDVNRLRKEKSCENIPMEPVVFEKMKLVSLNKRENSPKTQTQSPSISDLLGLDAPAPHAVVSNGRSSPGERGSPAAANPATMHSDLNLFSSLPASSTTSTKTAPVGSSMPRGGVATSEPENLSLFLDSAPRQEGSRTKMSKDSILSLYATTPTWHQNLAARAGLYMNPAQLGYYGSYHSLATQGGAMGGGMITSHSMMALSGQQQNGMMGEQQNGMVLGQQNGFMAQQGVTGQAVNTSPFLAGVPHNMMAQQQSIMGAQQNDMMGAQQQSIMGAQQNDMMGAQQQSIMGAQQNGMMGVQQQSIMGAQQNDMMGAQQQSIMGAQQNGMMGAQQQSIMGAQQNGMMGVQQQSIMGAQQNDMMGAQQNGMMGAQQNGMMGAPQNGMMGAQQNGMMGAPQNCMMGVPQNGMMGVPQNGMMGVPQNGMMGVPQNGMMGVPQNGMMGVPQNGMMGVPQNGMMGVPQNGMMGVQQNCMMGVPQNGMMGVQQNGMMGAQQNGMMGAQQNGIKGGVAAMPQQAYGVQQGQQQQWNITQMTQHMAGLNLYGANGMMGYDGQHMEGPTTQSSTHVMTSHIWK; encoded by the exons atgCTGACCGGTAAATCGGTGAAAGACATTGACAGATATCAAGCTGTCCTTACATCGCTACTATCACTCGAGGAGAACAAATTCTGCGCGGATTGTGAATCCAAAG gtCCCAGATGGGCGTCGTGGAACCTGGGTATATTCATCTGTATCCGCTGTGCTGGGATCCACAGGAACCTGGGCGTCCACATCTCCAGGGTCAAGTCTGTCAACCTGGACCAATGGACACAGGAACagatacag tgtgTCCAGGAGATGGGGAATGCCAAGGCCAGACGACTTTATGAAGCTTTCCTACCAGAGTGCTTCATACGACCAGAGACTGACCA GTCAGCAGAGATGTTCATCAGGGACAAATATGACAAGAAGAAGTACATGGACAAGGTTCTAGACGTCAACAGACTTAGA AAAGAGAAGAGCTGTGAAAACATCCCCATGGAGCCAGTAGTGTTTGAGAAGATGAAGTTGGTGAGTTTGAAT aagagagagaacagcccAAAGACACAGACCCAGtctccatctatctctgaccTCCTAGGACTTG aCGCTCCTGCTCCTCATGCTGTTGTATCTAATGGTAGATCCAGccctggagagagggggagtcctGCGGCGGCTAACCCAGCTACGATGCACTCTGACCTGAATCTATTcagctctctgcctgcctcttccaccacctccaccaagaCAGCG ccgGTGGGTAGCTCCATGCCCAGGGGTGGTGTGGCCACGTCGGAACCCGAGAACCTCAGCCTGTTCCTGGACTCAGCACCCAGACAGGAGGGCTCTAGGACGAAGATGTCCAAGGACTCTATCCTCTCGCTCTACGCAACCACACCCACATGGCACCAGAACCTGGCTGCACGAG CTGGCCTGTATATGAACCCAGCCCAGCTGGGCTACTACGGATCATACCATTCCCTGGCCACGCAGGGGGGAGCGATGGGAGGAGGCATGATCACATcacactccatgatggccctgAGTGGTCAGCAGCAGAACGGCATGATGGGAGAACAGCAGAACGGAATGGTACTAGGACAGCAGAATGGCTTTATGGCTCAACAGGGTGTCACGGGGCAAGCGGTCAACACCTCCCCGTTCCTGGCAGGAGTGCCCCACAACATGATGGCTCAGCAGCAAAGCATCATGGGAGCTCAGCAGAACGACATGATGGGAGCTCAGCAGCAAAGCATCATGGGAGCTCAGCAGAACGACATGATGGGAGCTCAGCAGCAAAGCATCATGGGAGCTCAGCAGAACGGCATGATGGGAGTTCAGCAGCAAAGCATCATGGGAGCTCAGCAAAACGACATGATGGGAGCTCAGCAGCAAAGCATCATGGGAGCTCAGCAGAACGGCATGATGGGAGCTCAGCAGCAAAGCATCATGGGAGCTCAGCAGAACGGCATGATGGGAGTTCAGCAGCAAAGCATCATGGGAGCTCAGCAAAACGACATGATGGGAGCTCAGCAGAACGGCATGATGGGAGCTCAGCAGAACGGCATGATGGGAGCTCCGCAGAACGGCATGATGGGAGCTCAGCAGAACGGCATGATGGGAGCTCCGCAGAACTGCATGATGGGAGTTCCGCAGAACGGCATGATGGGAGTTCCGCAGAACGGCATGATGGGAGTTCCGCAGAACGGCATGATGGGAGTTCCGCAGAACGGCATGATGGGAGTTCCGCAGAACGGCATGATGGGAGTTCCGCAGAACGGCATGATGGGAGTTCCGCAGAACGGCATGATGGGAGTTCCGCAGAACGGCATGATGGGAGTTCAGCAGAACTGCATGATGGGAGTTCCGCAGAACGGCATGATGGGAGTTCAGCAGAACGGCATGATGGGAGCTCAGCAGAACGGCATGATGGGAGCTCAGCAGAACGGCATAAAGGGGGGAGTGGCGGCCATGCCTCAGCAGGCGTACGGAGTACAGCAGGGTCAGCAGCAACAGTGGAACATCActcag ATGACCCAGCACATGGCGGGACTGAACCTCTACGGAGCCAACGGCATGATGGGATACGACGGTCAGCACATGGAAGGACCAACGACTCAAAGCTCCACCCACGTGATGACATCACACATCTGGAAGTGA